A single Crateriforma conspicua DNA region contains:
- the nifE gene encoding nitrogenase iron-molybdenum cofactor biosynthesis protein NifE has protein sequence MREAIDILDARRRQVHTKGSQPFQLDCEKHSVAGSVSQRACVFCGSRVVLYPITDALHLVHGPIGCAAYTWDIRGAQSSGSQLHRMSFSTDLREKDVIYGGEKKCEAALIELIGRYRPKAAFVYATCIVGLIGDDLEAVCRRVTAQTGVETIPVHSEGFAGSKKDGYTAACAALDRLVGTSESPPPDGPSINILGDFNIAGETWIIRDYYERMGVNVISTITGDGRVDDIRRAHQAQLNVVQCSGSMKGLARLMKQKYDIPFVHVSYFGLEDVSKALYDVAEQFNDPAMMQRTTQLVRDEISAVMPQLRRYRDALQGKKAAVYTGGAFKAFSLVRSLRTLGVQTVIAGSQTGNPQDYQQLESLCDDGTVLLDDTNPLELAKFIDQTGADLLIGGVKERPIAYKLGVAFCDHNHERKRCLAGYEGMVNFANEVYSSVCSPVWSLSPRKRHAPPVKRSIGPGPLVTADAGLPLNTKAPQCPTAATVPSAGSDSHACGVCQLKAHCSGLAAQETETA, from the coding sequence ATGCGCGAGGCCATTGATATCCTGGACGCCCGCCGCCGCCAGGTTCACACCAAAGGATCGCAGCCGTTCCAGCTGGACTGTGAAAAACACAGCGTTGCCGGTTCGGTCAGCCAGCGGGCGTGCGTGTTCTGCGGTTCACGGGTCGTGCTGTATCCGATCACCGACGCCCTGCACTTGGTGCACGGACCCATCGGATGCGCGGCGTACACCTGGGACATTCGCGGGGCCCAATCGTCGGGATCGCAATTGCACCGCATGTCCTTTTCGACGGACTTGCGTGAAAAGGACGTCATCTACGGCGGGGAAAAGAAGTGCGAAGCGGCGTTGATTGAACTGATCGGGCGGTATCGTCCCAAAGCCGCGTTTGTCTACGCGACCTGCATCGTCGGATTGATCGGTGACGACTTGGAAGCGGTCTGTCGGCGCGTGACGGCACAAACGGGCGTGGAAACGATCCCCGTGCACAGCGAAGGGTTCGCCGGTTCCAAGAAAGACGGTTACACGGCCGCCTGCGCGGCACTGGATCGCTTGGTCGGTACCAGTGAATCGCCGCCGCCGGACGGACCTTCGATCAACATCCTGGGCGACTTCAACATCGCCGGTGAAACCTGGATCATCCGCGATTATTACGAACGGATGGGCGTCAATGTCATCTCCACCATCACCGGGGACGGACGCGTCGATGACATCCGCCGGGCTCACCAAGCCCAATTGAACGTCGTGCAGTGCTCGGGATCCATGAAAGGCTTGGCCCGGCTGATGAAGCAAAAGTACGACATCCCGTTTGTTCACGTGTCGTATTTCGGATTGGAAGACGTCAGCAAGGCCCTTTACGACGTCGCCGAACAATTCAACGATCCCGCGATGATGCAACGCACGACTCAGTTGGTGCGTGATGAAATCAGCGCCGTGATGCCCCAACTGCGACGCTATCGTGATGCTTTGCAGGGCAAGAAGGCGGCGGTCTACACCGGTGGCGCGTTTAAAGCGTTCAGCCTAGTACGTTCTTTGCGAACGTTGGGCGTTCAAACCGTGATCGCCGGTTCGCAAACGGGCAATCCCCAGGACTATCAGCAACTGGAATCCTTGTGTGACGACGGGACCGTCTTGTTGGACGACACGAACCCGTTGGAACTGGCAAAGTTCATCGACCAGACCGGCGCGGACTTGTTGATCGGCGGTGTGAAAGAGCGTCCGATCGCTTACAAGCTGGGCGTCGCATTCTGTGACCACAATCACGAACGCAAACGTTGCTTGGCCGGATACGAAGGCATGGTCAACTTTGCCAACGAAGTCTATTCGTCGGTTTGCAGTCCGGTTTGGTCCCTGTCACCACGCAAACGACACGCGCCGCCCGTCAAGCGATCAATCGGCCCAGGACCGTTGGTCACAGCCGATGCCGGGTTGCCGCTGAACACAAAAGCCCCGCAGTGCCCAACCGCGGCGACCGTCCCATCGGCGGGTTCCGATTCACACGCCTGTGGCGTTTGTCAGTTGAAAGCTCACTGCAGCGGCTTGGCTGCCCAAGAAACGGAGACGGCATGA
- a CDS encoding nitrogenase component 1, with the protein MTLLRHTSADQDVQREALTVNPAKTCQPIGAMYAALGLHRCLPHSHGSQGCCAYHRSTLSRHYKEPAMAGTSSFTEGSSVFGGQANLLAAIENIFTVYNPDVIAVHTTCLSETIGDDVPQIVEAAIDKGLLPEGKMVIHANTPSYVGSHTTGFATMTKAMVDYIAQSSGAEKIRDQVNLIPGWVEPADMSELKRLVKLMGLDPVTFPDTSGVLDSPQTGIHEMFPAGGATVDSIRSAGDSCHTIALGPICSGPAAKALFAKCQIPQTTMPLPIGLKATDRFIMKLREINGGFVPDEIMTERGRVLDLMTDMHQYFYGKTAALWGDPDQLVSLAELLITLDMIPKFVVTGTPGKKFYKRMGEVLGDHAQGCKVDQGSCADMFQLHQWIKSDPDKVDLLIGNTYGKYIARDEDIPLIRHGFPILDRIGHQHFATVGYRGATRILEQILDAFLDRQDRDAPESGFELVM; encoded by the coding sequence ATGACATTGCTGCGCCATACCTCGGCGGACCAAGACGTCCAGCGTGAAGCGTTGACCGTCAATCCCGCCAAGACGTGTCAACCCATCGGTGCGATGTACGCCGCGCTCGGGTTGCATCGATGCCTGCCACACAGCCACGGTTCCCAAGGTTGTTGTGCCTATCACCGATCCACGCTCAGCCGACACTACAAAGAACCCGCCATGGCGGGCACCAGTTCATTCACCGAAGGCAGTTCGGTGTTCGGCGGCCAAGCTAACTTGCTGGCCGCGATCGAAAACATCTTCACGGTCTATAACCCCGACGTGATCGCGGTTCACACGACGTGCCTGAGCGAGACGATCGGCGACGACGTGCCACAGATCGTCGAGGCCGCGATCGACAAGGGATTGCTGCCCGAGGGCAAGATGGTGATTCACGCCAACACGCCATCCTATGTCGGTTCACACACCACCGGCTTTGCGACGATGACCAAAGCGATGGTCGACTACATCGCACAGTCCAGCGGCGCCGAAAAGATCCGCGACCAAGTGAACCTGATTCCTGGTTGGGTGGAACCGGCCGACATGAGTGAACTGAAACGACTGGTCAAGCTGATGGGGCTGGATCCGGTCACGTTTCCCGACACGTCGGGCGTGTTGGATTCACCACAGACCGGCATCCATGAAATGTTCCCCGCCGGTGGTGCGACGGTCGATTCGATCCGTTCGGCGGGCGATTCCTGTCACACGATCGCATTGGGTCCGATTTGCAGCGGCCCGGCCGCCAAAGCTCTGTTTGCCAAGTGCCAAATTCCGCAAACCACGATGCCACTGCCGATCGGGCTGAAAGCCACCGATCGATTCATCATGAAGTTGCGTGAGATCAACGGCGGCTTTGTCCCCGATGAAATCATGACCGAACGCGGACGCGTGTTGGATTTGATGACCGACATGCACCAATACTTCTATGGCAAGACGGCCGCCTTGTGGGGCGACCCCGACCAATTGGTTTCGCTGGCCGAACTGCTGATCACGCTGGACATGATTCCAAAGTTCGTCGTGACTGGAACACCGGGCAAGAAGTTCTACAAACGCATGGGCGAAGTCTTGGGCGACCACGCACAAGGCTGCAAGGTCGACCAAGGCTCCTGCGCCGACATGTTCCAACTGCACCAGTGGATCAAGAGCGATCCGGACAAGGTGGATCTGCTGATCGGCAACACGTATGGCAAGTACATCGCTCGTGACGAAGACATCCCGCTGATCCGTCACGGATTCCCGATTCTCGATCGCATCGGTCACCAACACTTCGCGACCGTCGGCTATCGCGGGGCGACACGAATCTTGGAACAGATTTTGGACGCTTTCCTAGATCGTCAAGACCGCGACGCTCCCGAATCCGGTTTCGAACTGGTGATGTAG
- the nifD gene encoding nitrogenase molybdenum-iron protein alpha chain: MSEHSPFDDDSEVAVTSESLRDDLLDAYPKKTRRKREKQVVVNHKQADESGLVSLPVIGANTRTIPGVITQRGCSYAGCKGVILGPTRDIVNITHGPIGCGFYSWLTRRNQTLAPTDEHDNFMPYCFSTDMQDENIIFGGEKKLAKAIEEAYEIFKPKAIAVFSTCPVGLIGDDVHQVAAEMKEKLGINVFGFSCEGYKGVSQSAGHHIANNQIFKHVVGEDNTKRGKWSINLLGEYNIGGDAFLIEDLLQRCGIDLVATFSGNSTYDQFANSHMAQLNCVMCHRSINYVADMMEKKYGPPWIKVNFIGAKATAKSLRKIAEYFDDQELTEKVEAVISEEYPAVFEAQKTYKPRCEGKRAMLFVGGSRAHHYQELFAELGMKTIAAGYEFAHRDDYEGRDVLPDIKVDADSRNIEELHVDADPDHYRGDDRAKAIERERAGYKFKEYDGLMADMPEKALVIDDINHHESEELIRRMKPDLFCAGIKEKYAVQKMGVPCKQLHSYDYGGPYAGFQGAINFYKEIDRMVNAKVWSMIQPPWSDEAKQNAPSSSSIRRDG, from the coding sequence GTGTCCGAACACTCACCTTTCGATGACGATTCCGAGGTTGCCGTGACCAGCGAATCGTTACGTGACGACCTGCTGGATGCCTATCCCAAAAAAACACGTCGCAAACGTGAAAAACAGGTCGTCGTCAATCATAAACAGGCGGACGAATCCGGTTTGGTTTCACTGCCGGTGATTGGTGCCAACACACGCACCATTCCCGGCGTGATCACACAACGTGGTTGCAGCTATGCCGGCTGCAAAGGCGTGATCCTGGGGCCGACGCGTGACATCGTCAACATTACCCACGGTCCGATCGGCTGTGGATTCTATTCCTGGCTGACACGCCGGAACCAAACGCTGGCACCGACCGACGAACACGACAACTTCATGCCGTACTGTTTCAGTACCGACATGCAGGATGAAAACATCATCTTCGGTGGTGAAAAGAAATTGGCCAAAGCGATCGAAGAAGCTTATGAGATTTTCAAGCCCAAGGCGATCGCAGTCTTTTCCACCTGTCCGGTGGGCTTGATCGGCGACGACGTTCACCAAGTCGCCGCGGAGATGAAAGAAAAACTGGGCATCAACGTGTTTGGATTCAGCTGTGAAGGCTACAAAGGCGTTTCCCAATCGGCCGGACACCACATTGCCAACAACCAAATCTTCAAACACGTCGTGGGTGAAGACAACACCAAGCGCGGCAAGTGGTCCATCAACCTTTTGGGCGAATACAACATCGGCGGCGACGCCTTCTTGATCGAAGACCTGTTGCAGCGATGCGGCATCGATTTGGTCGCCACGTTCAGCGGCAACAGCACCTACGACCAGTTCGCCAATTCGCACATGGCCCAATTGAATTGTGTCATGTGCCACCGGTCGATCAACTATGTCGCCGACATGATGGAAAAGAAGTATGGGCCGCCCTGGATCAAGGTCAACTTCATCGGTGCCAAAGCGACGGCGAAAAGCCTGCGCAAGATCGCCGAGTATTTCGACGACCAGGAACTGACCGAAAAGGTCGAAGCGGTCATCAGTGAAGAATACCCCGCGGTGTTCGAAGCCCAAAAAACCTATAAGCCTCGGTGTGAAGGCAAACGAGCGATGCTGTTTGTCGGCGGGTCAAGGGCCCACCATTACCAGGAATTGTTTGCTGAACTGGGCATGAAGACCATCGCTGCCGGCTATGAGTTTGCTCACCGCGACGATTATGAAGGCCGCGATGTGCTGCCCGACATCAAAGTCGATGCGGATTCACGGAACATCGAAGAACTGCACGTCGATGCGGATCCCGATCATTACCGGGGCGATGACCGCGCCAAGGCGATTGAGCGTGAACGGGCGGGATACAAGTTCAAAGAATATGACGGCTTGATGGCCGACATGCCGGAAAAGGCGTTGGTGATCGACGACATCAACCATCACGAATCCGAAGAACTGATTCGCCGCATGAAGCCGGACCTTTTCTGTGCCGGAATCAAAGAAAAGTACGCCGTTCAAAAGATGGGCGTGCCCTGCAAACAACTGCACTCTTATGACTACGGCGGCCCCTACGCCGGATTCCAGGGTGCGATCAACTTCTACAAGGAAATCGATCGCATGGTGAACGCCAAAGTCTGGTCGATGATCCAGCCTCCCTGGTCGGACGAGGCCAAGCAGAACGCCCCGTCATCATCGTCGATTCGCCGGGACGGCTAA